One Cucurbita pepo subsp. pepo cultivar mu-cu-16 chromosome LG07, ASM280686v2, whole genome shotgun sequence genomic region harbors:
- the LOC111798726 gene encoding pollen receptor-like kinase 3 produces MAAVRNVFLFLTIFLVGGPPLSCSLSDNEALLKLRQSFTHAESLNSWNQDSQPCAARWTGIICHRGVITGLHLTGLRLSGQIDIEALLELRSLRTVSLVNNSFAGPIPEFNRIGVLKSLLLTGNDFSGVIPTDFFSSLTSLKKVWLSSNNFSGDIPHSLAKLSYLIELHLENNQFSGKIPHLHQAALTSLDLSNNKLEGEIPENLAKFDANAFAGNEGLCGKPLPKSCDGNNAQISEENASPPGESQGSVSKLVVASLIAVAVFLVVVMFLSASKRREEKFSKLGREQMNEMVEVHVPSSGHREQLSRKGGDSRRGSQQGKGGMSDLVVVNEEKGTFGMADLMKAAAEVLGNGGLGSAYKAVMANGLSVVVKRIREMNKLGKDGFDAEMRRMGRLQHHNILTPLAYHYRREEKLLVSEYIPKGSLLYVLHGDRGACHAELNWGTRLKIVKGIARGLGFLHSEFATYDLPHGNLKSSNILLSDTYEPLLSDYAFHPLINPNNATEAMFGYKSPEYAQRQEVSPKSDVYCLGIIILEILTGKFPSQYLSNGKGGTDVVQWVSSAVAEKREAELIDPEIANDANAVSRMVELLRIGADCTQSNPQQRPEMKEAIRRIEEI; encoded by the exons ATGGCCGCTGTTCGAAATGTGTTCCTCTTCCTCACCATCTTCCTCGTCGGCGGTCCGCCTCTTTCCTGTTCCCTTTCCGATAACGAGGCCCTCCTGAAGCTCAGGCAATCCTTCACCCATGCCGAATCCCTTAATTCCTGGAACCAGGACTCCCAACCCTGCGCCGCTCGATGGACTGGCATCATCTGCCACAGAGGCGTCATCACCGGTCTCCATCTCACCGGCCTCCGACTCTCCGGCCAGATCGACATCGAAGCTCTCCTAGAGCTTCGCAGCCTTCGAACCGTCAGCCTCGTGAACAACAGCTTCGCCGGGCCGATTCCCGAGTTCAACAGAATCGGCGTTCTCAAATCGCTCCTTCTCACAGGGAATGATTTCTCCGGGGTTATTCCTACCGATTTCTTCTCATCTCTCACCTCTCTCAAGAAGGTTTGGCTGTCTTCCAACAATTTCTCCGGCGACATTCCGCACTCTCTGGCGAAACTCTCGTATCTAATCGAACTCCATCTCGAAAACAACCAATTCTCCGGCAAAATCCCTCACCTACACCAGGCCGCCTTAACCTCTCTAGATCTCTCCAATAACAAGCTGGAGGGAGAAATTCCAGAGAATCTAGCGAAGTTCGACGCGAACGCATTTGCCGGAAACGAAGGTCTGTGCGGGAAGCCGCTCCCGAAATCATGCGACGGCAATAACGCGCAGATTTCGGAGGAAAACGCGTCTCCTCCGGGGGAATCACAAGGCAGCGTCTCGAAATTAGTAGTGGCGTCGTTGATAGCGGTGGCTGTATTTCTGGTGGTGGTTATGTTTCTGAGCGCGTCGAAGCGGAGAGAAGAGAAGTTCAGCAAGCTAGGGCGGGAGCAGATGAATGAGATGGTGGAGGTGCACGTGCCGAGTTCCGGGCATAGGGAGCAGCTGAGTAGAAAAGGTGGGGATTCCAGGAGAGGGTCGCAACAGGGGAAGGGAGGGATGAGTGATCTTGTGGTAGTGAATGAAGAAAAGGGTACGTTTGGGATGGCGGATTTGATgaaggcggcggcggaggtgCTGGGGAATGGTGGGTTGGGGTCGGCTTACAAGGCCGTCATGGCAAATGGGCTGTCGGTGGTGGTCAAAAGAATCAgagaaatgaacaaattaGGGAAGGATGGGTTCGATGCAGAGATGAGGCGCATGGGACGGCTGCAGCATCACAATATTCTCACGCCTTTGGCGTACCATTACAGGCGGGAGGAGAAGCTGCTGGTGTCCGAGTACATTCCAAAAGGCAGCCTCTTGTATGTGTTGCATG GGGACCGTGGAGCCTGCCATGCGGAGCTGAACTGGGGCACCCGGTTAAAGATCGTGAAGGGGATCGCCAGAGGCCTAGGGTTTCTCCATTCCGAGTTCGCGACCTATGATCTGCCGCATGGGAATCTGAAATCAAGCAACATTCTTCTAAGCGACACCTACGAGCCACTTCTCAGCGACTACGCGTTTCATCCGCTAATCAATCCAAACAACGCGACGGAGGCAATGTTTGGGTACAAATCCCCGGAGTACGCGCAACGGCAGGAAGTTTCCCCAAAATCTGATGTTTATTGCCTTGGAATTATCATTCTAGAAATTCTGACCGGCAAATTTCCTTCTCAATATCTTAGCAATGGCAAGGGAGGGACCGATGTGGTGCAGTGGGTCTCCTCCGCAGTAGCCGAGAAGAGGGAGGCGGAACTCATAGACCCTGAGATAGCAAACGACGCGAATGCAGTGAGCCGGATGGTCGAGCTCCTTAGAATCGGCGCCGATTGCACCCAATCCAATCCTCAGCAACGGCCAGAAATGAAGGAAGCGATTAGGAGAATAGAAGAAATATGA
- the LOC111799167 gene encoding oligouridylate-binding protein 1-like, producing the protein MQYQRLRQQAMMQQSLYPHPALLAAPQIEPILSGNLPPGFDSSACRSVYVGNIHPQVTEPLLQEVFSSIGPIEGCKLIRKEKSSYGFVDYFDRRSAAVAIISLNGRNLFGQPIKVNWAYASSQREDTSGHFNIFVGDLSPEVTDATLFACFSVYPSCSDARVMWDQKTGRSRGYGFVAFRNEQDAQSAINDINGKWLGSRQIRCNWATKGASSGDDKQSSDSRSVVELTTGTSEGGQEKSNEEAPENNPQYTTVYVGNLAPEVTSVDLHRYFHTLGAGTIEDVRVQRDKGFGFVRYGTHAEAALAIQMGNARVVCGKPIKCSWGSKPTPPGTNSAPLPPPNVGHMPGLSAADLAAYERQMALSKMGAARALMHPQAAQHALKQAAMGMGMGIGIGGAGTSQTLYDSGFQNIATTQQLMYY; encoded by the exons ATGCAGTATCAGAGGCTTAGACAGCAGGCAATGATGCAGCAGTCTTTGTATCCCCACCCCGCCCTCCTCGCTGCTCCTCAG ATAGAGCCCATCTTGAGTGGAAACCTGCCTCCTGGCTTTGATTCAAGTGCATGCCGCAGTGT gTATGTCGGGAACATTCATCCCCAAGTCACCGAGCCTCTTCTTCAAGAAGTTTTCTCAAGTATTGGACCCATTGAAGGATGTAAGCTCATTAGGAAAGAGAAG TCATCCTATGGTTTTGTGGACTACTTTGATCGCAGATCAGCTGCAGTTGCTATTATTTCTCTCAATGGAAGAAACTT GTTTGGACAACCTATAAAGGTTAATTGGGCATATGCAAGTAGTCAGAGAGAAGACACATCTG gtcattttaatatatttgttggTGATCTTAGCCCTGAGGTTACTGATGCTACGTTGTTTGCATGCTTTTCTGTTTATCCCAGTTGTTC GGATGCAAGGGTTATGTGGGACCAGAAAACTGGACGGTCGAGGGGATATGGTTTTGTTGCTTTTCGGAATGAACAG GATGCTCAAAGTGCAATTAATGACATAAATG GAAAGTGGCTTGGGAGTCGACAGATTAGGTGTAATTGGGCTACAAAAGGTGCTAGCTCGGGCGATGACAAACAGAGTTCAGATTCCAGAAGTGTTGTAGAGCTTACAACTGGGACTTCAG AGGGTGGCCAAGAGAAATCCAATGAGGAGGCACCTGAGAACAATCCTCAATACACAACCGTATATGTGGGAAATCTTGCTCCGGAG GTTACTTCAGTTGATCTCCACCGttattttcacacccttggtGCCGGGACAATTGAAGATGTTAGGGTACAACGGGACAAAGGTTTTGGGTTTGTGAGATATGGCACTCATGCTGAAGCAGCTTTAGCCATTCAAATGGGCAATGCTCGAGTTGTCTGTGGCAAACCAATTAAG TGTTCATGGGGTAGCAAGCCAACCCCGCCAGGGACTAATTCTGCCCCTCTTCCACCACCAAATGTGGGACACATGCCAGGTCTGTCTGCCGCCGACCTTGCTGCCTATGAACGGCAAATGGCGTTGAGCAAAATGGGTGCCGCACGAGCGCTAATGCATCCGCAGGCGGCTCAGCATGCCCTCAAGCAGGCAGCCATGGGAATGGGGATGGGAATTGGGATTGGTGGTGCTGGCACTAGTCAAACTTTATATGATAGTGGGTTCCAAAATATTGCAACCACCCAACAGCTGATGTATTACTAG